The region GTTGGGCGAGTTCGGAGTAAGAGATCGTCCGGCCAAACGGAATCGCCGAGATCTGCCTCCAGATTGCTTGTTGAAAGCTCGTGCCCTCGTAGCGCAACGGCACCGAAAAGGCCGTGCGGGATCCGCTGAAATACTCGGCGAGTTCACAGGCAGTTTGTTTCAGGACGGCTTGATCCGGGTTGTGCTCCCAGCCGCGGGTGGGGGGCGCGTGTTTCTCGCCAGCGAAATAAACGCCGCGCAGGTGGGTTTCATCGGCGACCAAGAGCAGGTCACCGAGCGGGGACGGAAGAATCGTGAATGAGTTCATAAGGTGGATGAGAAACATTGGAAACATTGATCCAGAGGTGAACGGCCGCGTAGGCGCGCCAGGGACGCCACTTCTCGGCGAGTTGCAGGACTTTTTTGGCGTTAGGTTCTCCAAGTGCCTTGCGGATGCCGAGGTCGGTGTGCGGAAAAGCGTCGGGCCACGCAAGCGCGCGCATGGCGAGGTATTGGGCGGTCCATTCACCGATACCGGAGATCTTCCGCAGGGCCTGCAGCGTTTCCTCGATGCGCCGCCCCGGCTCCAGCGCCAAGGCGCCCGCCGCGATGGCCCGCGCGGTCGCCAGCAGCGTCGTGGCGCGGGCGCCGGTCAGACCGGCTTGACGCACCGCCTCAACGGGGGCCGCAGCCAGGTCCGACGCAGTGGGGAAGAGGCGGGTGAGCGACGGCACCGGCGTGGGAAGCGGCGTGCCGAACCGCAGCGCGAGCCGTCCCGCCAGCGTCCGAGCGCCCGCCACCGAAACCTGCTGACCCAGGATGGCCCGCGCCGCCATCTCAAAGCCCTCAAAACTGCCGGGCACCCGCAGGCCCGGATGGGCGTCAGCCAGCGGGCCGAGCGTCGCGCGAATGGCGGCGGGATCGGCGTGCAAGTCAAAGAGCCGCCGCACGCGCTCGAGCGCCACGGCGCACACCGGCAAGAGCGAGTCGGAGAGGCGCACCGTCAACCGGTTTTGCTCCGGCTCGTCGCCGACCTGAAGGTAGCCGCTGAACGCTCGGCCTTGCCGCTCGATACGCACGGTCCGCCAATAAGCACCGTCGTGGACGGCCTCGACGTGCGGGATGGCACGCCGCCCGAGGAACTCGAGCATCCGGGGCCACGCAAACGGCGGCCGGTAACCCAGGTGGAAGGCGAAGCCCGCCATTTCGCCGGCCGCCGGCTTTCCACGCCAGGCGCGCAATTGGCTTGGCGAGACCCGGTAGCGCGCCTTGAGCAGCGCATTGAAGCGGCGCAGGCTTTTGAAGCCGCTCGCCAGCGCCACGGAAGCGACCGGCAACTGCGAATCGGTCAACAGGTGCCTGGCCAGCAGCAGCCGCTGCGTCTGCCAGAACTCCACGGGTGACACGCCGAACTCCTCGTGAAAGGCGCGACGCATCTGGCGGCCGGTGACCCCAAGTTCCTGCGCGAGTTCGTCCAGCGAGCGTTCGGCCAGGAAATCAGTGCTGATGTAATAAGCGGTCCGACGGGCCAGCTGGCTGCTGATTTCCATGGGGCTGTTGCCGGGCGCCAATTCGGGCCGGCAACGTTTGCACGGCCGATAACCGGCAACCTCTGCGGCAGCGGCGTGGCTGAAGAACGTGCAGTTTTTGCGCAGCGGTATTTTGACCCGGCAAATGGGGCGGCAGTAAATACCGGTCGATTTCACCGCAACGAAGAAGCGCCCATCAAACCGCGCATCGCGCGTGAGGAGCGCTTCATAACAATGGTGCGCGTTGAGGGTCACGCCACCAATGTACCGCGCCCGGGCCGTGGCGCTGGCCGTTTTCGGACATCGAATTTGCCGGCGATCAGAGGGCGGCTGCGAGAATTTTCCACACGACGATAAGACCGCAGGATGGACAACTACTGAGAGGCAATCCCAAACCCGCAGTGCTGAAACCACCTGCGCCGGCCTTCGCTGTATGAGCAACTACCTTCCCGTCGATGCATCGTGCTTACATTTGAAGATCGGCAACAGCAGGTACCCGATCAGCCGGCATCTTTTGCTGTGCCTGCCGGCAGGTTGCGCGTAGCTCCGGCGATGCGTTATAGCTACCAACGTCACTATAGTTTGAAAGCAGCAGGAAGATTGACGCTCACCGGCCGATCTTTAACAATCCACGCCGGCTCAGGAACCCGACTGCCGGCGCCCGGATGAAATCTGACCGGCCGGCACGGTTCCGGCGCAGAAAACAGATTCTCTCCTTTTTTCGGTCAACGCCATGCAACCAGGCTCTCATCCAGTGCGTCGTCGCTTCAGCATACTAGCCGCCGGCATAATTCTCCTCCTACTGGGCGGCGGCTGTCTCATCGCATGGGCCCTCAGTGCGCCCAAGCCGGCAACTCTAACCTGGGACGCTCCGGTGGTCCGTTCGTCCATCATGAGTTTCGCGTACAAGACTTACGGCAACCCGGAGGTCGACCACGGCAAGTACTACCTCAGCAAGATGGTACTTAAGAATTCCGGGGGCCGAAGCATCCGGAATCTATCGGTCAGCTACCAGATTCCGGACTACATCAGTTGGACCACCCCGGAGGTAATCCGCGAATTGCCGCCGGGCTACTCCACTTCTTCGGTGTTCTACCCACGGCTGCCTGAGAAAATTGCCCGCCTGGATAACCGCACCAACGCCACGCTGGAGATAAAGCTCCAATGGAAAGAAGGAGATGCCAGCGCCGTGCAGGAACAGGTTTTGCACCGCGACTTCGTCATCCTCGGGCGCAATGAGGTCCAGTACTGCGATCTTGCACCGGATGACATCATCTCTTTTTACGATACGCTGAACCTGGGGCAGTTCACGATGTGCATGGTCACCCCGAACGATCCCGTGGTGAAGCAGTACGCCGCAGAGATCACCAAACGCACCGGGGGAACATTGGCCGGAATCAATACGGGCAACAGTTCGGAGGATGTTAAATCGGTCATCGAGCTGATGAGGGCGACTTACGATTACATGAAGGAGACCGGCCTTAGCTATGTAAGCGCCGAGGGCGTGCCGGAAATCATCGGCGATGAAAAGCGGCTGATCCAGACCGTCCGCATGCCTCGGGACGTCATCATGACCAATTCGGGGCTTTGCATTGAATTGACGCTCCTGTGGGCCTCGCTGATGACCTATTGGGGCTGCGATGCATACGTGATTTTTATCCCGGGCCATGCCTTCATCGGCGTGCAAGCGGCCGGGCAGGGGTTTTTCCTGGAATGCACCGCGATCACGCCAAAGGCCGTCGGCCAAAACCAGGTGGTGCCGTTCGAGAAGGCGATCCAAATGGCGGGGGAGACCTTCCAGAAGCAGCAGTACAAGATAACCTATCCCGTTCGGCAATATCGCGTTCAGGGATATGCCCCACCCGAACTGACTGATGTGGACACCGACCGGATCCACACCATGCTGGTGAGCCGTGAACCGCAGGGCCGCCCGCCCGCCAACGCGCCCCGTTACGTTGAAGGCGGGGGCGGCAACGACGAGCAGGCGCCGGCAGGCGAATTGGCTCACTACCAGCATCGTGCCGGATTGGTCGGCTTTGACTACCCGCAAGCCTGGCAGGTTCAGCAGGCGCAACCGAACTTCGGGATCACGTTTGACGTGCAAGAACCCGCTTCCCTGGCAACCATGCAGGTATTGGAGGTTCCGCGGGCCTCGACGGTGCCGGCGGCTTTCCGCGAACTCTCTCAAGTGTTTGCCCGCGTGGGTACCTACCCCCACCTCGATCAATCCAGCCAACAGGGAGAAATCAGCGTGCTGTTTGGCCACACGAGCAACCGTGCCGGCAGTACCCGGTGGGTAGCGCTCATGCGGCCGGTACAAGGGGGTGTCATCGGCGTCGTCGCCGGCTGCCCGGCTGCGCTCTTCGAATCCAAAAAGGCGGAGCTGATGCAACTGCTCGGCACCGTTCGTTTCCAATGAAAAAGGCATTTGCGGCGTTAGTGATCGGTGTCGTGCTGAACGGTTTGGTGGCCCTCGGGTCCGCCGTCGCAACGGAGCACATTGACATGGACGTGGTTGAAAATGTCCAGCCGGACGGGGATGGCTCAATCACGGTAAACTTTCACTTATCGGCTCAGCAATGGCTGATATGGCGGGAGCAGTACGGTGAGCACCCGGATGTCCTCTGGCGTGACATGAAGCAATTGTTTGCTCGTTACGTGTTGGACAAAATCGATCTCAAGAAGGACGACATGCAACGCTCGGCGACCGTCACCCTGCAGGGGCGGGCCTTCACCCAGATTCGGGGCGATGCCACCCGCGCAGTGGAGGTGCCCAAGGATTTTCATCCGGTTTCCAACTCCGGCCGGGAATGGGTCTTCAGCTTTGTGAACCAGGCTTCAATGGGCGCCCCGATCCTGAACCAGAACAATCGCATCGTGCTGCCGCCAAACGCCACGAACGCCCATTACGAACCGGCCGGGAGCGGCGGTTTTGTCGTGTACGACCTGCCGGAGAACGGGGCACAAAATCCAATGCTTTTGATTGCCGGCTTTGCCCTCACGCTCCTCGGCCTGGGATTAACCGTACCAGGGATGATCCTGGCCCGGCGTAAACCGGCCGTGGCCACCTGAGCCGATTAAATCATCCTTGTTTTGACAAGGCTAATTTCCTTGTTACCGTAAACAGGTGGCAAAGGTTACCAGCAAGCTCCAGTTGACATTGCCAAAAGCCGTTGCCGACGCTCACGCTGTCCGGCCCGGAACCGAGGTGCAGTTCGAGTCTGCCGTCGACTGCATCCGTCTGCTGATCGGCAAGCCTCGGCCGCGCTTGTCAAAAGACGAAAAATTAAGGCTTTTTCGAGAAGCCAGAGAACGACAAACGGCGCGTAATCGACGATTTACTTGCGTCGAAGCTCCTCGGGATCGCGGCTGGCGGCGAGAGGACGCTTACGAGCGTGGCAGAACTCGTTGATACCAACGTGCTGGTCTATCGGGTCGACCCGCGCTTTCCGGCCAAGCAGGCTCGGGCCGAGGAGCTGCTGGAACGGCTGGTGATTTCCGAGGAATGTCGAATCCCTCATCAGGCGTTGGTTGAATTTTATGCGGTCGCAACGCGGCCTCTGCGGGACCTTGAAAGGCCCCTTTTGGAATTTAATGAAGCGCGTGAAGAGATCGAGATACTGCTGCTGACGTGCACGATACTCTATCCTGTTGAGAACGTCTTGCGGTTGGCGCTGCATTGGCGGGGCACCTACGGGCTAAACTGGTTTGATGCCCACTTGCTTGCCTATGCCGAGCACTATGGCTGCTCAACCCTTTACTCAGAAGATTTTCAGGACGGGCGCTACTACGGCACGGTGAGAGTAATAAACCCCTTCACGTGCTGAGGATGCAGGTTCGGTCACACGGCGGCCGCAGCGAGGAGGGCGGGCACAACGTAAGAGTTCACACGGCGAACACGGCGAGCCACGGCGAACACGGCGGAAAGAGGGGAGAGTTCGGAGTTCGGGGTTCGGAGCGGCAGAGAATGCCACAAATGACACCGGGTGTCGGGTGCCGGGTAAGAGAGACGCTATATCCGTCGTGT is a window of Verrucomicrobiota bacterium DNA encoding:
- a CDS encoding methylated-DNA--[protein]-cysteine S-methyltransferase; this translates as MNSFTILPSPLGDLLLVADETHLRGVYFAGEKHAPPTRGWEHNPDQAVLKQTACELAEYFSGSRTAFSVPLRYEGTSFQQAIWRQISAIPFGRTISYSELAQRAGAPNAPRAAGTATGQNPLSILVPCHRVVGSNGGMHGYAGGLDRKRRLLQLETVTASRAERTSPKRPDGGRDARAARV
- a CDS encoding helix-turn-helix domain-containing protein, giving the protein MTLNAHHCYEALLTRDARFDGRFFVAVKSTGIYCRPICRVKIPLRKNCTFFSHAAAAEVAGYRPCKRCRPELAPGNSPMEISSQLARRTAYYISTDFLAERSLDELAQELGVTGRQMRRAFHEEFGVSPVEFWQTQRLLLARHLLTDSQLPVASVALASGFKSLRRFNALLKARYRVSPSQLRAWRGKPAAGEMAGFAFHLGYRPPFAWPRMLEFLGRRAIPHVEAVHDGAYWRTVRIERQGRAFSGYLQVGDEPEQNRLTVRLSDSLLPVCAVALERVRRLFDLHADPAAIRATLGPLADAHPGLRVPGSFEGFEMAARAILGQQVSVAGARTLAGRLALRFGTPLPTPVPSLTRLFPTASDLAAAPVEAVRQAGLTGARATTLLATARAIAAGALALEPGRRIEETLQALRKISGIGEWTAQYLAMRALAWPDAFPHTDLGIRKALGEPNAKKVLQLAEKWRPWRAYAAVHLWINVSNVSHPPYELIHDSSVPAR
- a CDS encoding PIN domain-containing protein, which translates into the protein MAELVDTNVLVYRVDPRFPAKQARAEELLERLVISEECRIPHQALVEFYAVATRPLRDLERPLLEFNEAREEIEILLLTCTILYPVENVLRLALHWRGTYGLNWFDAHLLAYAEHYGCSTLYSEDFQDGRYYGTVRVINPFTC
- a CDS encoding AbrB/MazE/SpoVT family DNA-binding domain-containing protein, encoding MAKVTSKLQLTLPKAVADAHAVRPGTEVQFESAVDCIRLLIGKPRPRLSKDEKLRLFREARERQTARNRRFTCVEAPRDRGWRREDAYERGRTR